GGTTTTGAGGTAGCAGATGTGCCGAAAATACGCTGCGAAGCCCTACCTCAGAGCCATCTTCCCGAACGAACATGGCATCACTGTAATAAATGTCAGCACCTCCGTTGAGGGCCTTCAGCAAATTATGAAGCGTCCTGCGCTCAAAAATTTCATCTCCAGCGTTCAAAAACCACAGATACCTGCCCGACGCCAGACTTTGCCCTTTATTCATGGCATCGTACAGCCCTTTATCTGGTTCCGAAACAATTCGGGTGATCAGTTCTCCGTACATCGTGGCTATAGCTAGTGTTTGGTCAGTGGAGTTTCCATCTATCAGCAGATATTCCACGCTGTCGGGATTCTCAATTTCAGCCAAAGCCTTTTTCACACTTTCCAGCGTCCGCCGCAGATACCGCTCTGCATTGAAAGTAATCGTGATGATGGTGAGCAAAGGCATGTGTAATTTGAGTAGGTATGCTGACTATAATAATTTCGTGTAGAGCTGGGTGTACCTATCGGCAACAACCTTTTCTGAATAATTGTGCAATACCTTTTCACGGGCGTTGAGGGAAAGGTCTTTGTCCTCATTGTTTTTCAATACCCATTGTATACCTTCGGCAAGTGATACAGAGGATTTGAAATCGGCCAGATACCCATTTTCTTTATGATCAATCATTTCACCAATCCCCCCGGTTTCGAATCCTACGGCGGGCGTTCCGCAGGCCATAGCTTCCATAATGGTATTGGGCAGATTGTCTTCCAGTGAAGGTACTACAATCAGGTCAGCCGTATTATAGGCGTCGACCATATACTCCACTTCCGAAATTTTACCAAGGTAATGGACCCGGGTACCTAAATCATCAAAGGCATTGCTCCCCGACTTCCCGAAGATCAGTATTTCATAACTTTCATCCTGCAGGAGCTGCATGGCCTCCCGGAAATAAAGGAAGCCCTTGCGGATATCCAGGGTATTGGCTCCCGCAAACAGGATCAGTTTTTTGTCCCGAGGGAGGTTCATTCGGTTCCGGATCCCGGTCTTGTCTTTGGGTCTAAAAATATCCGTATCAATACAATTGGGGATAGAGAGTGCGCTCAGTTGGTTGGTGAGAGCGGCATTTTGAACCAGTTGTTGCAGCCAGTGGCTGGGGGATACCAGAGAAAGATTGGCATGCTCATATATCCGGGCTTTGATTTCAAAATGTTCGAAAGATACATCATACTGTCCGGGGCGGGAAAGGTACGGGCAATTGCAGCAGTGAGTCAGGTAATTGTTGCAGCCCCGGCTGTAATGACAGCCTCCGGTGAAGGTCCACATATCGTGCAAGGTCCAGACGACCGGCTTCCCAAGCGCTAAGAGTTTTTTGAGCGATTCCAGAGAGAGAAAGCCAAAGTTAATCCAGTGCAGATGCAGGATGTCAGCTTTTCGCACCAAAGGATGTCCACTGATGTCGTTACCAACAACTGCAGGGGAATAGGCAAACCGGACAGAGCTATCTTTTTCAAAGGGCAGAAACGCGAGTCTTTCGCCTATAAAACGACCGAGCGCCAGCTTTTTCTGCCATTTTGAATGTGCGAGTGGAGTTACGTTATCCTCGGTAATGTCGGAATCATGCACTAACATTTGCGAGGCAATACCATTATTTTGCAATGCACGGTTCAGTCTCGACGCGGCCACGGCCGCTCCTCCCTCCCGGTGAAATGTGCTTAAATGTAAAACCATAGATCGTCAGAACCTGCAAATTTTATGCTCAAAAATAACAAGCCTTCTTGAATTCATTTGATATAATGTTCCAAAGTAGTTTGTTTTACATAACATTTACCAATGGAAATTATGGCATTTGAAGATTTGAGTCATGATGCGCACTCAGGATGGTTTGAAAAAAGATACTCATCTGCCGACCTGCAGGAGAAAGCCATAGAAAGGTGGAAAAAAGATAAGCGTGAAAATACCATCAATTACTGGCTGCACAAACGACTGCTGGACCTGACATTACCCTTCAGTGCAGACTTGTCCAAGACCTGGCTGACAGTGGGTGATGGCTACGGCTTTGATGCCAGTTATTTTTACGAAAAAGGATTACAAACGACTGCCACGGATATTGCCGGCACTTTTCTGCCCTTGTCGGTAAATCATAAGTTAATCGCTGATTACAGTGTTGAAAATGTAGAGGCGCTTTCATTTGAAAACGATAGTTTCGACTACGTGTTCTGTAAAGAGGCTTATCACCATTTCCCGCGGCCTTACCTGGGAGTATATGAGATGATCAGGGTGGCCCGGGAAGCGGTTATCATTGTTGAACCGCATGACCCGATTTCCAAAATGCCACTTTTATTGGCCATGCGTAACCTGTTTGACCGGATCGACACAAGGCTTCTGCAGCGTTACTGGAAAAACCGGTATTCATTTGAAGAGGTGGGTAATTATGTTTTTAAGCTGTCTGAACGCGAAATGGATAAGCTGGCCAACGGCATCGGTTTGCCTATGGTAGCTTTTAAGGGCATCAATAACAACTATTACAACCCTGCCACCGGCGACCAGAAGGCGGATGACTCTTCTCCGGGTTTCAGAAAGATCAAACAAAAACTAGCCATTCACAACCTGCTCACGGATCTAACCCTGATGCCTTCCCAGGTTTTATGCGCGGTGATTTTCAAGAAGGTTCCACAGCCCGGCGTAATGGAAGAGCTGAAAAGACAAGGTTTTCAGATTCACGTGTTCCCGCCCAATCCGTATCTGCGGAAAGTGGCGGCACAATGAGGGAAGTTATTTAGGACGATATCCAAAAATATTCAGCTGAAGGTCCATCACATCGTTATCCCGGTACCGGTGGTTGATGAAAGGATTCCTGCGGTGCTGCATTGTATCCAGGACGTAGCGGAAACCATTTTCTTCTAATACCTGCATAACAGTAGCAAGTGTTTGGTAATGATCAATATAAGAGTGGAACTCAACAAAGATATTTTCCACTTTGCCAAGTACGTTACGACAGTCTTTCAATACCTCGGTTTCAGCACCTTCGATGTCAATTTTTAAAAAATCAACCTTTTGTTCCGTTTTTAAGTAGTCGGCAAGGCGGATGGAAGGCACCAGAATTTTGTTGCCACCCAGGAACATGGAGGATGAGTCGGCCTCTTCGTTAGCGAACCATATTCCGTTGTCGTCCGTCCAGACAGCCTTTTCAATAACTTTTACATCCTCAATATGATTGTCGGAGAGGTTTGAACGCAGAAGATGGGCAATCGCCGGCGAGGCTTCAAACGCAGTGATGTCGGCCTTGGGGAAGAGGTTTTTGAAATACAGGATGCTCATGCCGATGTTGGCGCCACAGTCAATAATAACGGGCGTTTCGCTGCCACTGCTGAACTTGTAACTGCCATCGGCAAAGATTTCCTTGTACTGCCACAGGAAGGACATGCAATCAGGAACCACCATTTTGTATTGATCAAAAGTTACTGCAGTTTTTTTATACCTTGGTTTGTCGCCATACTTCATCAGAAGCCGCAGGAGCATCCGGTCCTCGGGCGTTTTTAATGAATTGTAAGGTTCCTTCAGCAGGTAGCGCAGCCAGTACATATGGTTCAATTGAATTTCGTAGATCAATACCAGCGTCAAAGATATTACTATTGCTTCATTTTTGACTGGCCAGTTGAATTATCCTTCAGGCACTTAATAGTTAGAACAGGATTTTCTCCTGAAAATTAATATGTCTAGATTTATACCCCAGAAATAAATATTTTTTTCATGCCCGAAATTTCGTCTTCTAAAATCGCAGTGATTGGCCTTGGTTATGTAGGACTTCCGCTTGCTGTTGAGTTCAGTCATAAATATTCTGTTTTAGGTTTTGATATCAATCAGGAGCGGATTAAGGAGCTTAGGGACGGCCACGACCGCACGCAGGAAGTAGCTTCTGATCAACTGAGAAATGCCAAAACTTTGAATTTTTCGGCCGAAACAGAGGATCTGAAGACATGTAATGTTTTTATCGTTACGGTTCCGACACCCATCGACAGTTACAAGAAACCCGACCTTGTGCCGCTTCTGAAGGCCAGCCAGACGGTCGGCAAGGCATTGGCGCCGGGTGATATCGTGATTTACGAGTCAACCGTGTATCCCGGATGTACAGAGGAGGATTGCGTGCCGGTACTTGAGAAGGAAAGCGGACTGAAATATAATGTCGACTTTTTCTGCGGTTATTCACCTGAAAGGATTAATCCCGGGGATAAGGTTAATACGCTCACCAAAATAAAGAAGGTGACCTCGGGGTCTACAGCGGAGATAGCGCTTTTCGTGGATCAGCTTTACGGCAGTATTATCGAGGCCGGAACGCATCTGGCATCCAGTATTAAAGTTGCCGAGGCTTCCAAAGCTATAGAAAATGCCCAGCGTGATGTGAATATTTCTTTTGTCAATGAACTTGCTCTGATCTTTGACCGAATGGGAATAGACACCACCGAGGTACTGGAAGCAGCCGGTACCAAATGGAATTTTCTGAAATACAAACCTGGCCTGGTGGGTGGACATTGCATCGGGGTGGACCCTTACTACCTTGCCTATAAAGCCGAGTCACTGGGGTATTATCCGCAGGTAATTTTGTCGGGAAGGCGCGTGAATGATACCATGGGCGTTTTTGTCGCGAATAAGCTGGTGAAACTGCTGATCAGAAAGGGTCATAAAATAGAAGGTAGCCGGGTGCTTATCCTGGGTATAACGTTTAAAGAAAACTGTCCGGATATACGGAATACCAGGGTTGTGGATGTGTACGAGGAACTCACCGATTTTGGTATGAAAGTCGAGATCTTTGATCCGTGGGCTTCGGCAGCGGAAGTTTATGAAGAATACGGAATTTCCATGGCCGATGAGATAACA
This portion of the Dyadobacter sp. CECT 9275 genome encodes:
- a CDS encoding FkbM family methyltransferase; this translates as MYWLRYLLKEPYNSLKTPEDRMLLRLLMKYGDKPRYKKTAVTFDQYKMVVPDCMSFLWQYKEIFADGSYKFSSGSETPVIIDCGANIGMSILYFKNLFPKADITAFEASPAIAHLLRSNLSDNHIEDVKVIEKAVWTDDNGIWFANEEADSSSMFLGGNKILVPSIRLADYLKTEQKVDFLKIDIEGAETEVLKDCRNVLGKVENIFVEFHSYIDHYQTLATVMQVLEENGFRYVLDTMQHRRNPFINHRYRDNDVMDLQLNIFGYRPK
- a CDS encoding class I SAM-dependent methyltransferase gives rise to the protein MAFEDLSHDAHSGWFEKRYSSADLQEKAIERWKKDKRENTINYWLHKRLLDLTLPFSADLSKTWLTVGDGYGFDASYFYEKGLQTTATDIAGTFLPLSVNHKLIADYSVENVEALSFENDSFDYVFCKEAYHHFPRPYLGVYEMIRVAREAVIIVEPHDPISKMPLLLAMRNLFDRIDTRLLQRYWKNRYSFEEVGNYVFKLSEREMDKLANGIGLPMVAFKGINNNYYNPATGDQKADDSSPGFRKIKQKLAIHNLLTDLTLMPSQVLCAVIFKKVPQPGVMEELKRQGFQIHVFPPNPYLRKVAAQ
- a CDS encoding glycosyltransferase, whose amino-acid sequence is MPLLTIITITFNAERYLRRTLESVKKALAEIENPDSVEYLLIDGNSTDQTLAIATMYGELITRIVSEPDKGLYDAMNKGQSLASGRYLWFLNAGDEIFERRTLHNLLKALNGGADIYYSDAMFVREDGSEVGLRSVFSAHLLPQNLTWKDFSLGMKVCHQAFIAKKSIAPTYLTDNLSADIDWEINCLKNSNNTQYLNRPLCRYLLGGLSVTNHRKSLMGRFTVLRKHFGLLPTLLNHIRIFWRGFIFARRNGKYW
- a CDS encoding glycosyltransferase family 4 protein: MVLHLSTFHREGGAAVAASRLNRALQNNGIASQMLVHDSDITEDNVTPLAHSKWQKKLALGRFIGERLAFLPFEKDSSVRFAYSPAVVGNDISGHPLVRKADILHLHWINFGFLSLESLKKLLALGKPVVWTLHDMWTFTGGCHYSRGCNNYLTHCCNCPYLSRPGQYDVSFEHFEIKARIYEHANLSLVSPSHWLQQLVQNAALTNQLSALSIPNCIDTDIFRPKDKTGIRNRMNLPRDKKLILFAGANTLDIRKGFLYFREAMQLLQDESYEILIFGKSGSNAFDDLGTRVHYLGKISEVEYMVDAYNTADLIVVPSLEDNLPNTIMEAMACGTPAVGFETGGIGEMIDHKENGYLADFKSSVSLAEGIQWVLKNNEDKDLSLNAREKVLHNYSEKVVADRYTQLYTKLL
- a CDS encoding nucleotide sugar dehydrogenase; protein product: MPEISSSKIAVIGLGYVGLPLAVEFSHKYSVLGFDINQERIKELRDGHDRTQEVASDQLRNAKTLNFSAETEDLKTCNVFIVTVPTPIDSYKKPDLVPLLKASQTVGKALAPGDIVIYESTVYPGCTEEDCVPVLEKESGLKYNVDFFCGYSPERINPGDKVNTLTKIKKVTSGSTAEIALFVDQLYGSIIEAGTHLASSIKVAEASKAIENAQRDVNISFVNELALIFDRMGIDTTEVLEAAGTKWNFLKYKPGLVGGHCIGVDPYYLAYKAESLGYYPQVILSGRRVNDTMGVFVANKLVKLLIRKGHKIEGSRVLILGITFKENCPDIRNTRVVDVYEELTDFGMKVEIFDPWASAAEVYEEYGISMADEITGHYEAVVLAVAHHDFLNLNLSDFTDQKSVLFDIKSTLPKDSVDSRL